A genomic stretch from Vibrio coralliilyticus includes:
- a CDS encoding YchE family NAAT transporter, whose translation MQTFEIAIFLQFFLGLVAAVNPVGIMPVFVSLTGHMTLEEKHKTATTANLAVAIILIVSLLAGQMLLDMFSISLDSFRVAGGLLLLSIAFSMMSGKLGEDKQNKQEKSEYVSREQIGVVPLAMPLMAGPGAISSTIVYGARYPTMLDTVGIIITVSLFCLCSWFLFRSAPLIVRFLGQTGINVITRIMGLILGALGIEFIANGLRNLFPGLA comes from the coding sequence ATGCAAACGTTCGAAATTGCGATTTTTTTACAGTTCTTTCTAGGCTTAGTTGCCGCCGTCAACCCTGTCGGCATCATGCCGGTTTTTGTTTCTCTCACTGGTCATATGACGCTGGAAGAAAAACATAAGACGGCCACCACCGCTAATTTGGCTGTTGCCATCATATTAATAGTATCTTTACTCGCCGGTCAGATGCTGCTGGATATGTTCAGCATTTCACTGGATTCATTCCGTGTCGCAGGTGGTCTGCTACTACTTAGTATCGCTTTCTCAATGATGAGTGGTAAATTAGGTGAGGATAAACAGAACAAACAAGAGAAATCTGAGTATGTCAGCCGTGAACAAATAGGTGTTGTTCCCCTCGCGATGCCATTAATGGCTGGGCCAGGAGCCATCAGCTCAACCATTGTTTATGGCGCACGCTACCCAACCATGTTAGATACTGTCGGTATTATTATAACCGTCAGCTTATTCTGTCTTTGTTCTTGGTTTCTATTCCGCTCAGCACCACTGATTGTACGGTTTTTAGGCCAAACGGGTATTAACGTCATCACACGTATTATGGGGCTTATCTTGGGTGCGCTCGGTATCGAGTTCATTGCCAATGGCCTGCGTAACCTGTTTCCAGGATTAGCCTGA
- a CDS encoding ion transporter has translation MSKESLKNQLYVIIFGTHTRAGKAFDIALIIAIISSLIVLVLESVPTIHAKWATELRYLEYTFTGLFTLEYLLRLYCSPKPVAYAKSFYGVIDLLAILPTYLTLFFPSASFMGVIRAIRVLRIFRVLKLVRYLQESNILLRSLLMARRKIFVFFSSVAILVIIFGALIYVIEGPKNGFTSIPLSIYWAIVTITTVGYGDLVPQTILGKAIASITMLMGYSIIAVPTGIITAELHQEMNAHKSLVRCPNCSRSGHDSDAIHCKHCGSKLADPDRRIVVED, from the coding sequence ATGTCCAAAGAATCACTGAAAAATCAACTTTATGTCATTATTTTTGGTACCCATACTCGGGCCGGAAAAGCCTTTGACATCGCGTTGATTATTGCCATTATCTCTTCGCTCATTGTTCTGGTTCTGGAGTCAGTACCCACCATTCATGCTAAGTGGGCGACAGAATTACGCTATCTGGAATATACCTTTACCGGCTTATTTACTTTAGAGTATCTACTGCGACTCTACTGCTCGCCAAAGCCAGTGGCTTACGCTAAGAGCTTTTATGGTGTCATCGATTTACTGGCTATCCTGCCAACATACCTGACTCTATTCTTCCCTTCTGCTTCATTTATGGGAGTGATTCGCGCCATTCGGGTCTTACGGATTTTTCGCGTACTTAAACTCGTGCGCTATCTACAAGAATCGAATATATTGCTACGCTCTCTGTTGATGGCACGGAGAAAAATCTTCGTCTTTTTCAGTTCGGTTGCAATCCTAGTAATTATTTTTGGCGCGCTGATATATGTTATCGAAGGCCCCAAAAATGGCTTTACCAGTATTCCCCTAAGTATTTATTGGGCCATTGTCACTATCACGACCGTTGGCTATGGTGATTTGGTCCCACAAACCATTCTCGGTAAAGCGATCGCTTCCATCACTATGCTAATGGGCTACTCAATTATTGCAGTACCAACCGGCATTATCACTGCTGAACTGCATCAAGAGATGAATGCTCATAAAAGCCTAGTCCGCTGCCCAAACTGCTCTCGTTCAGGGCATGATTCAGATGCTATACATTGCAAACACTGTGGAAGTAAGTTGGCCGACCCTGACCGAAGGATAGTCGTTGAAGATTAG
- the asd gene encoding aspartate-semialdehyde dehydrogenase, which produces MRVGLVGWRGMVGSVLMQRMVEEKDFDLIEPVFYSTSQVGIPAPNLGKDAGLLQDAFDIESLKQLDAVVTCQGGSYTEKVYPALRQAGWKGYWIDAASTLRMAQDSIITLDPVNMAQIQQGIHGGTNTFVGGNCTVSLMLMGLGGLFEKGLVEWTSAMTYQAASGAGAQNMRELISQMGVINDSVSSELANPSSSILEIDQKVADTMRSGSFPTDKFGVPLAGSLIPWIDVKRDNGQSKEEWKAGAEANKILGFQESPVPIDGTCVRIGAMRCHSQALTIKLKQNVPMDEIEEMIATHNDWVKVIPNDRDITAEELTPAKVTGTLSIPVGRLRKMAMGDDFLNAFTVGDQLLWGAAEPLRRTLRIILAEKA; this is translated from the coding sequence ATGAGAGTAGGTTTAGTCGGTTGGCGTGGCATGGTGGGTTCTGTTCTAATGCAACGCATGGTTGAAGAAAAAGACTTCGATCTTATTGAGCCGGTATTTTACAGCACTTCTCAGGTAGGTATCCCTGCTCCAAACTTAGGTAAAGATGCAGGCCTTCTGCAAGATGCTTTTGACATCGAAAGTTTAAAACAGCTTGATGCTGTTGTGACTTGTCAAGGCGGAAGTTATACAGAAAAGGTGTATCCAGCACTTCGTCAAGCGGGTTGGAAAGGCTACTGGATTGATGCTGCATCAACGCTACGCATGGCGCAAGACTCTATCATTACGTTAGATCCTGTCAATATGGCTCAGATCCAACAAGGCATCCATGGCGGAACCAATACGTTTGTTGGTGGTAACTGTACCGTGAGTTTGATGCTGATGGGTTTGGGTGGCCTGTTTGAAAAAGGCTTGGTTGAATGGACCAGTGCCATGACTTACCAAGCTGCTTCTGGTGCTGGGGCGCAAAACATGCGTGAGCTAATCTCGCAAATGGGTGTCATTAATGATTCCGTGAGTTCTGAACTGGCGAATCCTTCAAGTTCCATTCTTGAGATTGATCAGAAGGTGGCAGACACTATGCGCAGTGGTTCGTTCCCGACTGATAAGTTTGGTGTGCCACTAGCGGGCTCTTTGATTCCTTGGATCGATGTGAAACGCGACAATGGCCAGAGTAAAGAAGAATGGAAAGCGGGTGCAGAAGCAAACAAGATCCTTGGCTTCCAAGAGTCGCCGGTGCCTATTGATGGTACTTGTGTTCGTATTGGTGCGATGCGTTGTCATTCTCAAGCGTTGACCATCAAACTTAAACAAAATGTACCGATGGATGAAATCGAAGAGATGATCGCGACGCACAACGATTGGGTGAAAGTGATTCCTAATGATCGCGATATTACAGCAGAAGAGTTAACGCCAGCGAAGGTGACTGGAACTCTGTCGATTCCTGTAGGCCGCCTACGTAAAATGGCGATGGGGGATGATTTCCTTAATGCCTTCACTGTTGGTGACCAACTTCTTTGGGGGGCGGCAGAGCCACTTCGTCGAACGTTGCGAATCATCCTAGCTGAAAAAGCGTAA
- the nhaC gene encoding Na+/H+ antiporter NhaC, whose product MTQLTPRLPSLLQVIVALGLFLLMAFSFTAQLDLPIQLALYIGWFVIMVLGIRLGHQYKDLEKSALNGISNGLGAVLILLAVGALVGTWISGGIVPTIIYYGLKAIHPSIFLLATMIICSLTALATGTSWGAAGTAGIAMMGIGQGLGVPAPITAGAVLSGCYFGDKMSPLSDSVILASSMSNVEVVEHIKGMLPIALISYIITGIMFTAFGFHYAGNVDMTQVQSVIDAMEKQFYITPYSFVPVMIVLGLLAMRMPSFPVISFGSLLGIIWAVMIQDVDFLQAFNTAWAPFHIESGVGFIDSILNRGGMSSMLGSVAVIVFGLGFGGLLDKVGVLETIAKLFERRVQSPGSLATSTIGTAFLGNVFGSAMYVSLILTPKICAKNYDRLGYKRKNLSRNAEFGGTLTSGMVPWSDNGIYMASILGVATLSYAPFMWLSFVCILVTIITSYMGWFVDKCEPTAPASAEETPELSKQTA is encoded by the coding sequence ATGACGCAACTCACCCCCCGTTTACCAAGCCTGCTGCAAGTTATCGTTGCGCTTGGTTTATTTTTGCTAATGGCTTTTTCATTCACCGCCCAGCTCGACTTACCCATTCAGCTAGCCCTATATATTGGCTGGTTTGTCATTATGGTGCTTGGCATTCGTCTTGGTCACCAATACAAAGACTTAGAAAAATCAGCACTTAACGGCATTTCTAATGGTCTTGGTGCTGTTTTAATCCTTCTTGCTGTTGGTGCACTCGTGGGGACTTGGATTTCAGGCGGTATTGTCCCAACCATCATTTATTACGGTCTTAAAGCGATTCACCCATCTATCTTCTTACTTGCGACAATGATCATCTGTTCATTGACAGCATTAGCAACGGGAACTTCATGGGGTGCCGCAGGTACAGCGGGTATTGCAATGATGGGCATAGGTCAAGGGCTAGGCGTACCTGCACCAATCACAGCAGGTGCTGTTTTGTCAGGCTGCTACTTTGGTGACAAGATGTCTCCACTGTCAGACTCTGTCATTCTGGCATCATCAATGTCCAATGTTGAAGTGGTTGAACACATTAAAGGAATGCTGCCGATTGCTCTGATCAGCTACATCATCACCGGCATTATGTTTACTGCATTCGGTTTCCACTATGCAGGCAACGTTGATATGACGCAGGTTCAATCAGTTATTGATGCGATGGAGAAACAGTTCTACATCACACCTTATTCGTTTGTCCCTGTAATGATTGTACTTGGTTTGTTAGCGATGCGTATGCCCTCCTTCCCAGTGATCAGTTTTGGATCATTACTGGGTATTATCTGGGCTGTCATGATTCAAGATGTCGACTTCCTTCAAGCATTTAACACCGCATGGGCTCCATTCCACATTGAGTCAGGGGTTGGCTTTATCGATTCGATCTTAAACCGTGGCGGTATGTCTTCTATGCTAGGTTCAGTCGCAGTAATCGTGTTTGGTTTAGGCTTTGGTGGCCTGCTCGATAAAGTTGGTGTACTGGAAACTATCGCTAAACTATTTGAACGCCGCGTACAAAGCCCAGGTTCACTGGCCACCAGCACTATTGGTACTGCTTTCCTAGGCAACGTGTTTGGCTCTGCGATGTATGTTTCCCTGATCCTCACTCCGAAGATCTGCGCGAAAAACTACGATCGCCTTGGCTACAAGCGTAAGAACCTGTCACGAAATGCCGAATTCGGCGGTACGCTAACATCTGGCATGGTTCCGTGGAGTGACAACGGTATCTATATGGCAAGCATCTTAGGTGTCGCCACACTTTCATATGCGCCATTTATGTGGCTAAGTTTTGTGTGTATTTTGGTAACGATTATTACCTCGTACATGGGTTGGTTTGTCGATAAGTGCGAACCCACAGCTCCAGCGAGTGCAGAAGAGACACCAGAATTAAGCAAACAAACCGCTTAA
- a CDS encoding GntR family transcriptional regulator has translation MTELFDPKKLQPLYIQVADKIKQEIDKGTYPAGSKLPSENQLVEVLEVSRVTVRKALQQLTGLGYIFSEKGKGSFVKANKLKHDFLSMSGFAQEAAGAGLEAQNIVDEFQVIPATELVAQKLNIAQGEPVNFARRLRLIEDQVVSYEEFYIPRVLLPDLTKEDLEGSKFEYLSRHGIEMVKTQQKLIPTLPDNDAQRLLAADKLEPILINQSQNFYEERKIYEYSIVYYKSSLYDFEITARV, from the coding sequence ATGACTGAGCTATTCGATCCAAAAAAACTGCAACCCTTATACATTCAAGTTGCGGACAAGATTAAACAAGAAATCGACAAAGGTACCTACCCGGCGGGCAGTAAACTGCCTTCGGAAAATCAACTCGTTGAAGTGCTTGAAGTCAGCCGTGTTACTGTGCGCAAAGCACTGCAGCAACTGACCGGACTTGGCTACATTTTTTCCGAAAAAGGCAAAGGCAGCTTTGTAAAAGCCAACAAACTTAAGCATGACTTTTTATCCATGTCAGGCTTTGCTCAAGAAGCAGCGGGGGCTGGGTTAGAGGCACAAAATATAGTCGACGAATTTCAAGTAATCCCAGCGACTGAATTAGTTGCACAAAAACTCAACATCGCACAGGGAGAGCCAGTGAACTTCGCGCGCCGCTTGCGCTTAATCGAAGATCAGGTGGTATCCTACGAAGAATTCTATATTCCTCGTGTTTTGCTACCGGATCTCACCAAAGAAGATTTAGAAGGGTCCAAGTTCGAATACTTAAGCCGCCATGGCATTGAGATGGTAAAGACACAACAGAAGCTCATCCCCACCCTACCAGATAATGATGCACAACGGTTATTAGCCGCCGATAAGCTAGAGCCTATATTGATTAACCAATCGCAGAACTTCTATGAAGAACGGAAAATCTACGAGTATTCCATCGTGTATTACAAGTCGAGCTTATACGATTTTGAAATCACCGCACGCGTCTAA
- a CDS encoding PTS transporter subunit EIIC, with amino-acid sequence MARDANVVANTVMASLGGEANIAQLNHCATRLRVVAKDDSKVDAEGLSATEGVHGYFFQNGQHQVILGTGFVGKVFAIMKGNDSVEETIESEEKKEKVSAFQAVTRTFSDIFVAIIPALVATGLLMGLRGLLVNGFGVELSPQLNILSQVLTDTAFIFIPVLVTWSAMRVFGGNPVLGIVLGLMLVAPQLASKWDVAFGNAEALMIPFMGFDIAVTGLQSSILPAVFMGWFAAMVERTSRKYIPEVLDLIITPFITLLVSLIAGLVFVGPILLGAEKLITEAVLYFLQIPYGIGGLIYGGAIQFMAVTGMHHTIVPITIAMVTDTGFDFINPLGTAAIAGQFGAAMAVMTMQTNKVKRSGMFGATLPALFGITEPAMFAVTLPRVKPFLYGCLGGAIGGCIGAIAGIGSAGTGATMLPGILLYLGGGLGMYIVVMLVGAITAFALTKLFYKEPETLASK; translated from the coding sequence ATGGCGCGAGATGCGAACGTTGTAGCGAATACCGTTATGGCCTCACTCGGTGGAGAGGCGAACATCGCTCAGCTAAATCATTGTGCAACACGTCTACGTGTTGTCGCCAAGGACGACTCGAAAGTAGACGCTGAAGGACTCAGCGCAACAGAAGGTGTACACGGTTACTTCTTTCAAAACGGTCAACACCAAGTGATCTTGGGTACAGGTTTTGTCGGTAAGGTGTTCGCTATCATGAAAGGTAACGACTCAGTTGAAGAGACAATCGAGTCTGAAGAGAAAAAAGAGAAAGTCAGCGCTTTCCAAGCAGTAACGCGCACCTTCTCTGATATTTTCGTCGCAATTATCCCAGCTTTAGTCGCCACCGGTTTACTTATGGGTTTGCGTGGCCTATTGGTCAATGGCTTTGGGGTTGAGCTGTCTCCTCAGCTAAACATCCTATCGCAGGTTCTGACCGACACTGCCTTTATCTTCATCCCAGTTTTGGTGACTTGGTCTGCCATGCGTGTGTTTGGCGGTAACCCTGTTCTCGGTATTGTACTCGGTTTGATGCTCGTTGCTCCGCAACTTGCGAGCAAATGGGACGTTGCATTTGGTAATGCTGAAGCATTAATGATTCCATTCATGGGCTTTGACATTGCGGTGACAGGCCTACAAAGCTCGATTCTTCCAGCAGTATTTATGGGTTGGTTTGCGGCCATGGTTGAGCGCACCTCACGCAAATACATCCCAGAAGTGTTGGATCTGATTATTACGCCTTTCATCACGCTACTTGTATCGCTGATTGCGGGCTTAGTATTTGTTGGTCCAATCCTACTCGGCGCGGAAAAGTTGATCACAGAAGCGGTGCTTTACTTCCTACAAATTCCATACGGTATTGGTGGCCTAATTTACGGCGGCGCGATCCAGTTCATGGCGGTAACCGGTATGCACCACACTATCGTGCCTATTACGATTGCCATGGTGACAGACACAGGTTTCGACTTCATCAACCCACTAGGTACAGCAGCAATTGCAGGTCAGTTTGGCGCAGCAATGGCCGTGATGACCATGCAAACCAACAAGGTTAAACGTTCAGGCATGTTTGGTGCCACGCTGCCAGCACTATTTGGCATCACTGAACCTGCGATGTTCGCAGTAACACTGCCACGCGTAAAGCCATTCCTATATGGCTGTCTAGGCGGAGCTATCGGTGGCTGTATCGGTGCTATCGCAGGCATCGGCTCTGCAGGTACAGGCGCAACCATGCTTCCAGGCATCCTGCTTTATCTTGGTGGCGGTTTAGGTATGTACATTGTGGTTATGTTAGTCGGTGCAATCACTGCATTCGCTTTAACCAAGCTGTTCTACAAAGAGCCTGAAACGCTAGCTAGCAAGTAA
- a CDS encoding sucrose-6-phosphate hydrolase produces the protein MDFSNRQNRFVRIDEVSSEYLAEIERTTQTDPFYPTYHIAPKHGLLNDPNGLSYFNGEHHLFYQWFPLGPVHGLKHWYHVSTKDFVNFTDRGIAMYPDQAYDHHGCYTGVGVPQGDELYLFYTANLLDEEQNRFPTQVMAVMDKEGKIDKKGVVVDVNFESYTSEFRDPILVDRDGEYHMLIGAQGHDEKGKLAYYRGNAIDDYEYVGNIDVGLSDFGFMWECPNYYEQDDNGVYIFSPQGVSSDNKYDLKNVFSVVYMVGDRINFDTQEFNNQGYRELDKGFDFYAPQTYLDNQGRRILIGWLGNSKSGYPTDKNNWAHMFTLPRELTIDGDYLIQAPLKELEALRASTETVNDCAELTSRAFELELEVNETFSISFANAAGERMVFSGNREEFTLDRTHVSHVHAQAFGTVRYAQRVEQAQRIRIFVDNSAIEIFADNGKTVFTSRIFIDDLNRLELEQASATLHYLSPIHIYNQTDRCDNG, from the coding sequence ATGGATTTTTCTAACCGTCAGAATCGTTTTGTACGAATCGATGAAGTCAGTTCTGAGTACCTTGCGGAAATTGAGCGTACTACACAGACCGACCCATTTTACCCAACGTACCACATTGCCCCTAAGCATGGTTTATTGAATGACCCAAATGGCCTGAGCTACTTCAATGGTGAGCACCACCTGTTCTATCAGTGGTTCCCACTCGGTCCGGTACATGGTCTAAAACACTGGTATCACGTTTCAACCAAAGACTTTGTGAACTTCACCGATCGCGGCATTGCCATGTACCCAGACCAAGCGTACGACCACCACGGCTGCTACACAGGTGTTGGTGTACCTCAAGGTGACGAGCTTTACCTGTTCTACACAGCCAACCTGTTGGATGAAGAGCAAAACCGCTTCCCAACCCAAGTCATGGCCGTAATGGACAAAGAAGGCAAGATAGACAAGAAAGGCGTCGTGGTTGACGTAAATTTTGAGTCTTACACGTCTGAGTTTCGCGATCCAATCTTGGTGGACCGCGACGGCGAATACCACATGCTCATTGGCGCACAAGGCCATGATGAGAAAGGCAAGCTAGCCTACTACCGCGGCAACGCGATTGATGACTACGAGTACGTAGGCAATATCGATGTCGGCTTGAGCGACTTTGGCTTCATGTGGGAGTGCCCGAACTACTACGAGCAAGATGACAACGGCGTTTACATCTTCTCTCCACAAGGTGTGAGCTCAGATAACAAGTACGACCTTAAGAACGTTTTCTCTGTGGTTTACATGGTGGGTGATCGCATCAACTTCGACACTCAGGAGTTCAACAACCAAGGTTATCGCGAACTTGATAAAGGCTTCGACTTCTATGCTCCGCAAACTTATCTAGATAACCAAGGACGCAGAATTCTCATTGGCTGGTTAGGCAACTCAAAGAGTGGGTATCCAACAGACAAAAACAACTGGGCACACATGTTCACACTACCTCGTGAACTAACGATTGACGGTGACTACTTGATCCAAGCACCGTTGAAAGAGCTAGAAGCTCTGCGTGCTAGCACCGAAACCGTCAATGATTGCGCAGAACTCACCTCACGAGCCTTCGAACTGGAGCTAGAGGTTAACGAAACCTTCTCTATTAGCTTTGCAAACGCTGCAGGTGAGCGCATGGTGTTTAGCGGTAATCGCGAAGAGTTCACATTAGACAGAACGCATGTATCTCATGTTCATGCTCAAGCCTTTGGCACGGTTCGCTACGCCCAGCGTGTAGAACAGGCACAACGCATTCGCATCTTCGTAGATAACTCAGCGATTGAGATTTTTGCAGACAACGGCAAAACCGTATTCACGTCGCGCATCTTTATTGACGATTTAAACAGACTGGAGCTTGAGCAAGCGAGCGCAACCTTGCACTACTTGTCTCCAATTCATATCTATAATCAAACCGACCGATGCGACAACGGCTAA
- a CDS encoding Hpt domain-containing protein: protein MKRKALKLCWLVVIVWVIGMTMFTLSYRSNVMTMNQISELSNSIDELKYSLFQEPAYRAELTDGQSLNLQLLYALRLQIEATYQQNWLTPDINQLLYTIDRFIEQTRVFLDNELDLIALVDQIQFVRAKYQSSPDLELYYYHLGATVLEALFSSNKSNPQVFRELDQLYVESESLPTLQKKDLQMLLSQTSSVLGGYAQGSYAIEKMITHSIHNQINLVEAQYQSQQHYFIMGGGVFSGFCLLVMMSIVYRFTGVQQMVERPEKEADNSPEEVQSIVETTAEPQPSPVTAANTWLNDGPEIDLDGMLDALGNDYESVCMLLQVFVDDHTGDAERITQLLNDSPDEALRKAHSLKGVGGNLGALKLRESAGKVEQAIKEDIDSVAVLLDELKVRLDKAILEAQTFLKQQEASG, encoded by the coding sequence ATGAAACGCAAAGCGCTTAAGCTGTGCTGGCTAGTTGTAATAGTCTGGGTGATAGGGATGACAATGTTCACTCTGAGTTATCGCTCCAACGTGATGACAATGAACCAGATCAGTGAGTTAAGTAATAGCATTGATGAGTTGAAATATTCGCTCTTTCAAGAACCCGCTTATCGCGCAGAACTGACCGATGGGCAGTCTCTCAACTTGCAATTGCTCTATGCTCTTCGCCTCCAAATTGAAGCAACATATCAACAAAATTGGCTGACACCTGATATCAATCAATTGCTATACACAATCGATCGGTTTATTGAGCAGACCAGAGTCTTCTTGGATAACGAGCTTGATTTGATTGCATTAGTTGATCAAATCCAATTTGTTCGAGCTAAATACCAGAGTTCCCCTGATCTGGAATTATACTATTATCATTTGGGTGCGACTGTTCTGGAAGCTTTATTTAGCTCCAACAAATCAAACCCTCAAGTTTTCCGAGAGCTGGATCAACTGTATGTCGAATCTGAATCTCTGCCTACCTTGCAAAAGAAAGATCTTCAGATGCTATTATCGCAAACGTCTTCTGTTTTAGGAGGATATGCGCAAGGCAGTTATGCCATTGAAAAAATGATTACACACTCTATCCATAATCAGATCAACCTAGTGGAAGCACAATATCAATCGCAGCAACATTACTTTATCATGGGTGGCGGTGTTTTTAGTGGGTTTTGCTTACTAGTAATGATGTCAATAGTTTATCGGTTTACAGGAGTTCAGCAAATGGTCGAACGTCCCGAAAAAGAAGCAGACAACTCTCCCGAAGAAGTTCAATCTATTGTTGAAACAACAGCAGAACCACAGCCGTCGCCTGTTACAGCTGCAAATACATGGTTAAATGATGGGCCAGAAATTGATTTGGATGGCATGCTTGATGCCTTGGGGAATGACTATGAATCTGTGTGTATGTTGCTGCAGGTTTTCGTTGATGATCATACCGGGGATGCAGAGCGAATCACACAACTGCTGAATGATTCTCCGGATGAAGCCTTACGTAAAGCACATAGTTTGAAGGGCGTTGGGGGAAATTTGGGGGCCTTAAAGCTTCGTGAATCAGCCGGTAAAGTCGAACAGGCAATTAAAGAGGATATTGATTCTGTTGCAGTTTTACTTGATGAGCTTAAAGTGCGCTTAGATAAAGCCATTCTTGAAGCTCAGACGTTTCTTAAACAACAGGAAGCTAGTGGTTAA
- the yejK gene encoding nucleoid-associated protein YejK: MSLHLSNVILHQLRKNDSDELVVNFRANSLENDASTENLVAELHRVFNSKAGKGFGSFKSDSEFQNWLHELRKGEKNFYDFSQESANRLKDELSKYPFADEGILVIAEYQSLATDYLFVAIIPSNQSLKVTEGLEISATDYLDLSKMDIAARIDLTSYETDKESKRYLAYIKGRVGRKVADFFLDFLQAEVGLDTKQQNQVLMQAVEDFCADSKLEKDEAISYKKQVADYCNEQIKSGDEVQVRELSGELPPSQDGTSFLDYTQEQGYELEDSFPGDRTTVRKLTKYVGAGGGLNINFDSLLLGERVFYDPETDTLTIKGTPPNLRDQLTRNR; the protein is encoded by the coding sequence ATGAGTCTTCATCTTTCAAACGTTATCTTACACCAGCTACGTAAAAACGATTCTGACGAACTTGTTGTTAACTTTCGAGCTAATTCTCTTGAGAATGACGCATCGACGGAAAACCTAGTTGCAGAGCTGCATCGTGTCTTTAATTCTAAAGCAGGTAAAGGATTTGGTTCTTTCAAGTCTGACAGTGAATTTCAAAACTGGTTGCATGAACTTCGTAAGGGTGAGAAAAACTTTTATGATTTCTCACAAGAAAGTGCAAATCGCCTGAAAGATGAGCTAAGTAAGTACCCATTTGCCGATGAAGGCATTCTGGTGATTGCCGAATATCAGTCTCTGGCGACAGATTATCTATTCGTTGCCATTATTCCTTCAAATCAAAGCCTAAAAGTAACAGAAGGTCTCGAAATTAGTGCCACGGACTATCTTGATCTGAGCAAAATGGATATTGCTGCACGTATTGACCTGACCAGTTATGAGACAGATAAAGAGTCTAAGCGCTACTTAGCTTACATCAAAGGACGTGTTGGGCGTAAGGTGGCAGATTTCTTCCTTGATTTCTTGCAAGCTGAAGTTGGGCTGGATACTAAGCAGCAAAACCAAGTTTTGATGCAGGCGGTTGAAGATTTCTGTGCAGATTCGAAATTAGAGAAAGACGAAGCCATCAGTTATAAAAAGCAAGTGGCTGACTATTGTAACGAACAAATCAAGAGCGGCGATGAAGTTCAGGTCCGTGAACTCTCTGGTGAGCTTCCTCCTTCTCAAGATGGCACCAGTTTTCTTGATTATACCCAAGAGCAGGGTTATGAATTGGAAGACAGTTTTCCTGGTGATAGAACGACAGTTCGCAAGCTGACGAAATACGTTGGTGCAGGTGGAGGTTTAAACATTAATTTTGATAGCCTGCTGCTCGGTGAGCGCGTTTTCTATGACCCTGAAACTGACACTCTAACCATTAAAGGAACACCACCGAATCTCCGTGATCAGCTGACCCGTAATCGTTAA
- a CDS encoding YejL family protein, with translation MPITSKYSDDKIEAILSEVAAVLDKHGAGPELSLMIAGNIATNVLNQNVNASQRKALAEKFAQALLSSIEENTH, from the coding sequence ATGCCGATCACATCTAAATACAGCGACGACAAAATTGAAGCAATTCTGTCAGAAGTTGCAGCAGTGCTAGACAAGCACGGTGCGGGTCCTGAATTATCTTTGATGATTGCGGGAAATATCGCTACCAATGTCTTAAATCAAAACGTTAATGCTTCACAACGTAAAGCACTTGCTGAAAAATTTGCTCAGGCACTGTTGTCTTCTATTGAAGAAAACACTCACTAG